AGCAGCCAAGCTGTTGTTTTTCTACTCACTTTCAGCGGCGGTATATATCGGCCCCATCGACACGGTGGCCTCGGTTCCAGGCTCGACGGATCTCTTTCTTCTACCACTGCAACTCTGCACACAAACCCAGACAGAACTCATTTAACACATCAGTGTGTCATATAATGAAATCTGCCATATCTTGCTAGATAAACTCTTTGCTTACGTTCAGAAAGGTCTGGCACTTGTCAGGTTCGCAGAGCTTCAATATGCAGTGAATGTAGATGGAGGACCGGTCTTGGTCACGATGCTCCACAAAACGGAAAGCCTCAAAGGAGAACCTGGACTTCTTGGCGATCCCATTCCACAGTATTGTAGTGCGAGTGTCGACATTACATCTGTGGGGGAACAGATCGAATGgttaacaaaaatattatttagaCAAAAAGTATTGTGATGTTTTTAATGAAACGTGAAAACTGAACTTCTTACACATTGAAAAAGTCATGTTTCTCACTGCCGGTTGAATTGTATGCCGTTGGAGTTGCAAAGCAATGATCCAAGAGGAGATTAAAGCTTCAGAGAGTGcaaacagacagtcagtcaAGATTAAAAGTTCTAAATGCTCAGCAGTTCATTCAGCCTCAACTTCTTGGAAGATGCTCTTACTTTCCAGTCAGGTTGACCGCTTTGACCTCAACAAAGACCTTTGTGCGCAGCTGCAACCCAGTAGATGGAACCGCCAATGGATACAAAAAATTTGAATCCTGAGAACAGAATGCATCAAAGCTTTAACACTGGGACAACCATCTTTAAAGCAAGTAAAACGTAGCAAATGGACTGACTTACATTGTACACACTCATGCTGAGAGTGTCAATAAAGCTTCCATTTTTGTCTTTGGTGGCCACcgacactgatgatctgggaaataaaaacaaacaccaaaATCAGTCACTAATCACTAATAAATCAATGATATCACTTTTTTCATTTATCCGGGTACAAGGACTAAAGATAGCCCTTTCACAAGTAAGTTCTGGCTACCTGTGATGGTCCACCACAGTGAGTTTTCTGTAACCTCTGCACCATTTAAAGTGGAACAGAGTAATCCAGCATTTTTGGGATGCGCTATATGTTGTGGGAGGACTAATAATAAGATAGATTAGATGAATCAGTAGAATTAAACCTGAATGTTGCGTCAATTCTCAAAGCTGAACGTTTGGCTCTTACAGGTTGGACAGTTCCACACTTACATGTATAGGAATTTGGCCAACACTGTAATCCAGAGAAATTTATATTTGAAGTCATGCCCAGAGACACTTAATGATTTAGCAGGAAATCAAAACCTAGCCTGCCACAAGGAAGGTGAAGTTGTTACCCACCACGCTACACCAATTATAACTTTATATACTGTAAAGGTTCTCTTAATAGAACCCTCACATTATTATGTGATGGTACTTTTAAAGTGTTCTTCATAGTAATGTTGtgctttttatttaaattgaCTTCTTTTGAGGTTTTTGTAAACACTATATTAATACTTAATATGGCTTCTTACATTTATTCAGCAGCATTTACACAGTATAGCATTTTTCCCAGAATTAACTAATTTGTTAATTCTCTCCCACTAGCTAGTTCTCTACATTTTTAGGTAAGTTACAAGTGTCCAAATCTGAGTTTTATAGTCTGGAAGTACAAACAAACTGGAAATCCAATCTGACCCATAGCTAGTTGTCGTGACAGCagttaaaaagaaaagtaaaaactTTGAAATGTTTGATCATTGAAACTTACGCCACTATCTGGGTGTTGTTGAGGAGGTATTCCAGCGGGTAGCGGCAGGAGAAGTGGTAGTAGAGGTCTGTGGAATAGCTGATGAGTCCTGATGAGGAGGTGGGCGTGTCTACATAGCCTGTGATGATGACTGACTGGATGGTAGAGAACTGACTGAAGGGTCCAGAGGAGCTGGGGACCTCGTTTACAATCTGATCCCCAAAAAACACAGTGACTGTTAAAACCTTTAAAGTTGTATTTCAGCTTAAAATCATAGTTATGCAATATTTTAGCCAGTCAGTGAATTCCAGTGAATACTTCTCTCTGTTTTTATAGACAATGAAGACATAACATAAGTAAGAGATTATCTAATGGGGAATTCCAcattttcagaagaaataattgAAAAGGGCTGGTCTTCTggacatggattaagcctaTAGTCTTGGACAGAATTGCTGTGCTAATGCTGAGACTGGGTTTAGACTTAAGATATCAACACAGTAATTCAGAAAGTTAGGCTAAAATGGATTTCTAAAACTCATGCATGGCAGAGGGGTATATGTAGGGTGTtgtaaggcaaaatagtcccaaaAACTCAGAATACATGTGTAGGTTTTGGATAGTCAATAAagtacatatattatatttgcCATAGTCGTTGCATAGACTCACACCTCCTGGTTTCTACCACAAACTATGTAAAGACACTGATCCAGTAAGTGTCTCTACACTTAACCAGTTCACATTAAACTACTCTGGATGAGTTTGTTGAAAAATCAGTGACTGAATTCTGCAGTAATTTTGGTAAATTCTGGTGAAAATCCCTTTCTATAACTCTTGCATGGTTTGAGGCATGAATATGATTATTTAGACATGCAGTTGCATGATGCTAAGTGTATATGCTTATGCTGTatatgtgcctgtgtgtgtgtatgtgagctcTCTGTAGAAATAGACTGCTCTCACCTGCAGGGACTGTCGGCATGGGTTGGCTTGGCTGTCATTGACGGGCAGTTGGAAACGGACGACCGGTGGGTCTACGCTGGTGTCGTTGATGCCTTTGCACATGCTGTTGTTGTGCTCCCCATTCAGAGCCAAGTTGTTGGGGTCGAAGCCGGCCCACTGCGCCGTGCAGAGGTTCACTTTCAGAGTGATCTCGCTGACTCCGCACTCCACTATCAGGTCATTGTTGTCTGAGATAAACAGGGAGCAGATTAGCAGGTGCTAACAGGAAAGACATGGTGGGTAAGATCAGTGCTCGGGGGTCTGGGACTCACTTGGAACCCTGTCGTACAGGGAGGAGCAGTTATAGAGGGAGAGAGCCGGCTGCAGGCCCACAGCCAGCACTGAGAGACACAGCCACAGCAGCATCCTCCAGAGAATACCTCCAAAGATGGTTTCTCCTTACAGAGAAAGACATATCATCTTAAAGCAGGGGATCTTCAATGTTTTTTAGGCAATAGAATATATAGGTTGTTTTGTTGATCTCAACCATATGAGCCATTATCACCAACATTTAAGTCATTAAACAATTAAGTCTGCTAATCAAGCAATTATCTATCCAGGCCTTTCACATCTCACAAGTCTGCTTAGCTGTTCAAATTAATCAATCAAGCCAGATCAGCAAATGTAGCTTACCTGTCAATCTCCAGATGGGATGCACACACAATATCAGAGACAGTGGGAGATGCCCCTTATATAGCAGTAGAAATGTGATGAGTGTGAATAGGTGTGTGTAAGTACGGGGGAGTCCCACACACCTCAGCCCTCCCACTGATGCATTGTCTGTTTAGAGACTTCTTTGAACATGAGCTCAAGCAAACTGCTGCAATACTGTGTTAGTAGGTTCTGGCACACtatgctgtctgtgtgtgtgtcacggTTTCTTCAGCGTTCTGGGTCTGTACTCCTGCACAGTGCATTTGAAATGTCCTGTATGCAGAAGTGGATAGTCACACTGACTCAATTAAATTAAGATAGATTTCTGATGGACTGCTAAGAATATTTGTGAGGAAAGGAATGTACGATAAACTGCTGTTTTATGAGATCTCTgttcttaaccccttaatgcagaaaaggcttattacacactaaggtgtattgttcaataactacagggacttctgtacaaattgatgaggctattctttggtaataacaCGTCcataaatgtttgatgtttgtaataacacgtccataaagaacaatgtttgtcaaagggatgtgtgtgtgtgtctatgtgtgaaTAGTAGCAGAGAGTGCCTTTACAAGTAAATGTTCTCTACACTTTTATTAAAATTCTTCATAATCACATATCTATGCCATTCTATGGCACTGCTTGAacaagaaccctttgtagcatatttcttGTTAAGAGTGTAATTCTAGATGTTAGTAGTTTTACTACAGTCAAACAGTCAGTACTACAACTTCAACAATACAAAGTAACAGTACTGAAATGTTGACTTGCAATACCCTACCTGTCTTTAGGTGCTGTTATAAGCATGCCTGTAAAATGTTGGAGTAATTGTACCTTGTTGTGGTAGCAAAGAATTATTATGACGATTATACTACTTACTAATAATACTTGATTCGAGTATAACTGAAATTAAGGATTGCCATAGAATGCATTAACTGAGTATTTGAAGTTGTTATTTGATGTTCTATGAAGCCCAATAAAAACCCAggtattttgcctcagaatggcGTAAAAGCTTATTATTTTGTTAGTATTCCGGAGTTTATTAAtgaatagtgttgctgtcctctggTTGTGTCCTCCCTAAGTAAAAGTTTATTGCTCAAATGTTGATCTTTGATGTCTCAGGTGATCTtatatttatgattattttagTATTCATGAGTATTTTTGATCTCACTTACTTTTCATGTAGTGATCAACTTTGTCACAGATGTTTTTCCTACACATGCTTAGGAGAAACAGCATTAGACAGATTAGTGTTTCTCTACAATTTTCTGCCCTCTATTTGTATCTTCAGGTTTGTTA
The sequence above is drawn from the Salminus brasiliensis chromosome 11, fSalBra1.hap2, whole genome shotgun sequence genome and encodes:
- the LOC140565586 gene encoding zona pellucida-like domain-containing protein 1, with amino-acid sequence MLLWLCLSVLAVGLQPALSLYNCSSLYDRVPNNNDLIVECGVSEITLKVNLCTAQWAGFDPNNLALNGEHNNSMCKGINDTSVDPPVVRFQLPVNDSQANPCRQSLQIVNEVPSSSGPFSQFSTIQSVIITGYVDTPTSSSGLISYSTDLYYHFSCRYPLEYLLNNTQIVASSVSVATKDKNGSFIDTLSMSVYNDSNFLYPLAVPSTGLQLRTKVFVEVKAVNLTGNFNLLLDHCFATPTAYNSTGSEKHDFFNVCNVDTRTTILWNGIAKKSRFSFEAFRFVEHRDQDRSSIYIHCILKLCEPDKCQTFLNSCSGRRKRSVEPGTEATVSMGPIYTAAESVPTASAYVGGSGHSAQSQDKVTGAVVGAVFATAAAVLLVVAGWFVLKKVHWIGGMPHVFK